One window from the genome of Amycolatopsis sp. NBC_01480 encodes:
- a CDS encoding serine hydrolase, which translates to MLTFGHLIGEVVRRVSGRSLREFVAEEIAGPLGADFQIGAAREDWGRIADVVPPPLPADRPAVDPDSPAGKTLTGPAATADAANTPAWRTAEIGAANGHGNARSVARILSVLARGGEVDGVRLLSEKTIDLVFDVQADGIDLVNGLALRWGIGYALPQRDTVPWMKAVYDQFA; encoded by the coding sequence CTGCTCACCTTCGGGCACCTGATCGGCGAGGTCGTCCGCCGGGTCAGCGGCCGGTCCCTGCGGGAGTTCGTCGCCGAGGAGATCGCCGGGCCGCTGGGCGCCGACTTCCAGATCGGGGCGGCGCGGGAGGACTGGGGCCGGATCGCCGACGTCGTCCCGCCGCCGTTGCCCGCCGACCGCCCGGCGGTGGACCCGGACAGCCCCGCCGGCAAGACCTTGACCGGGCCAGCCGCCACCGCGGACGCCGCCAACACCCCGGCCTGGCGGACCGCAGAGATCGGCGCGGCGAACGGCCACGGCAACGCCCGCTCCGTCGCCCGCATCCTGTCCGTGCTCGCCCGCGGCGGCGAGGTCGACGGCGTCCGGCTCCTGAGCGAGAAGACGATCGACCTCGTCTTCGACGTCCAGGCCGACGGCATCGACCTGGTCAACGGGCTCGCGCTGCGCTGGGGTATCGGCTACGCACTGCCCCAGCGCGACACCGTCCCGTGGATGAAGGCCGTTTACGACCAGTTCGCGTGA
- a CDS encoding helix-turn-helix transcriptional regulator → MSTARAERLVNLVLALLSTRQYLTAERIRGIVPGYTDAASDEAFFRTFERDKTELRELGIPLETGRNSAFDAVEGYRIARRDYELGEIDLAPDEAAAVGLAVRLWDSPELTGQALGALVKLRAAGVEVDDQAPTVIEPRVRAEPAFGPLLAAVQNGRAVRFEYRRVGSPERMMRTLEPWGVVSWRARWYVVGHDRDRGATRCFRLSRVTGQVTAIGPAGAVTRPEGVNLLQLVSVTGGGEEPAPVTTARLWIADGRAAGVRRRGRVVGRETIGGETGDLVEIGLNFPESAADWIASQGPDVLVLEPDVLAKAVQHRLEDVLARTAAGSSR, encoded by the coding sequence GTGTCCACCGCACGCGCCGAACGCCTGGTCAACCTCGTGCTCGCCCTGCTGTCCACCCGGCAGTACCTCACTGCCGAGCGGATCCGCGGGATCGTGCCCGGGTACACCGACGCGGCCAGCGACGAGGCGTTCTTCCGCACCTTCGAGCGGGACAAGACCGAGCTGCGCGAGCTCGGCATCCCGCTGGAGACCGGCCGCAACTCCGCCTTCGACGCCGTCGAGGGCTACCGCATCGCCCGCCGCGACTACGAGCTCGGCGAGATCGACCTGGCCCCCGACGAGGCCGCGGCCGTCGGCCTCGCCGTGCGCCTCTGGGACTCGCCCGAGCTGACCGGGCAGGCGCTGGGCGCGCTGGTCAAGCTGCGCGCGGCCGGCGTCGAGGTGGACGACCAGGCCCCGACCGTGATCGAGCCGCGGGTCCGCGCGGAGCCGGCGTTCGGGCCGCTGCTCGCCGCCGTCCAGAACGGCCGCGCCGTCCGCTTCGAGTACCGGCGCGTCGGCTCGCCGGAGCGGATGATGCGCACCCTCGAGCCGTGGGGCGTGGTGTCCTGGCGCGCCCGCTGGTACGTCGTCGGGCACGACCGCGACCGCGGCGCCACCCGCTGCTTCCGGCTCTCCCGCGTCACCGGCCAGGTCACCGCGATCGGCCCGGCCGGCGCGGTCACCCGGCCCGAGGGCGTCAACCTGCTGCAGCTCGTCTCGGTCACCGGCGGCGGCGAGGAGCCCGCGCCCGTGACCACCGCCCGCCTCTGGATCGCCGACGGCCGCGCGGCCGGGGTCCGCCGCCGCGGCCGCGTCGTCGGCCGGGAGACCATCGGCGGGGAGACGGGCGACCTGGTCGAGATCGGCCTGAACTTCCCCGAGTCCGCCGCCGACTGGATCGCCTCCCAGGGCCCGGACGTGCTGGTGCTGGAGCCCGACGTGCTGGCCAAGGCCGTGCAGCACCGGCTCGAGGACGTGCTCGCCCGCACCGCCGCGGGGAGCAGCCGATGA
- a CDS encoding alpha/beta hydrolase encodes MIPHAGVDPVLPPDVTAQARDLGPLESPLIWLTAAGAAVAILAVTIALSRNRRARRWGTSGAVAFFLIAAVTAVNSYVGYVRTPDDLGRLFQRGSGVASAVGQLLTDSDRESDAITPASQATAAHQQPNSSQAIEVLSVAGPADSVPSGDNYVILPPGYSDPANAHHRYPVVYLIHGYPYGGPRDWLTSGSAPDTLRSLEAAKVIEPMIVVSVDMTAGQPSKDWECLNVPGGPQLETYLAKTVVPAVDHRYRTVADRRHRALGGMSGGGFGALNIGLHHVDEFGTLVIALPYDDLNDSIGVLNGNQAAIAANTPRRYLPTMTFSAPVSVMLAVGTGAPTDVATARRIATAFHERGQEAVVHSEHGFNHTWHTARATLPYLLAFADQNFRGSPPAS; translated from the coding sequence GTGATCCCGCACGCCGGCGTCGACCCGGTGCTGCCGCCCGATGTCACCGCGCAGGCGCGTGACCTCGGCCCGCTGGAATCGCCGCTGATCTGGCTCACCGCCGCGGGCGCCGCGGTCGCCATCCTCGCCGTCACCATCGCGCTTTCGCGCAACCGGAGGGCCCGGCGCTGGGGAACCTCGGGCGCGGTGGCGTTTTTCCTGATCGCAGCCGTCACCGCAGTCAACAGCTACGTCGGCTACGTCCGCACGCCCGACGACCTCGGCCGCCTCTTCCAACGCGGCTCCGGCGTCGCCAGCGCGGTGGGCCAGCTCCTCACCGACAGCGATCGCGAGTCGGACGCCATCACCCCGGCCAGCCAGGCCACCGCCGCGCACCAGCAGCCGAACAGCAGCCAGGCGATCGAGGTGCTCAGCGTCGCCGGCCCCGCCGACAGCGTGCCCTCCGGCGACAATTACGTGATCCTCCCGCCGGGCTATTCCGACCCGGCCAACGCGCACCACCGGTACCCGGTCGTCTACCTGATCCACGGCTACCCGTACGGCGGCCCGCGCGACTGGCTGACCTCCGGCTCGGCCCCGGACACCCTCCGCAGCCTGGAAGCGGCGAAGGTGATCGAGCCGATGATCGTGGTCAGCGTGGACATGACCGCGGGCCAGCCCAGCAAGGACTGGGAGTGCCTCAACGTGCCCGGCGGCCCCCAGCTCGAGACCTACCTGGCCAAGACCGTCGTCCCCGCGGTCGACCACCGCTACCGCACCGTCGCCGACCGGCGGCACCGTGCGCTCGGCGGCATGTCCGGCGGCGGCTTCGGCGCGCTCAACATCGGCCTGCACCACGTGGACGAGTTCGGCACGCTGGTCATCGCGCTGCCGTACGACGACTTGAACGACTCCATCGGCGTGCTGAACGGCAACCAGGCCGCGATCGCCGCCAACACCCCGCGCCGCTACCTGCCCACGATGACCTTCAGCGCGCCGGTCTCGGTGATGCTCGCCGTCGGCACCGGCGCCCCCACCGACGTCGCCACCGCCCGCCGCATCGCCACCGCCTTCCACGAGCGGGGCCAGGAAGCCGTCGTCCACTCCGAACACGGCTTCAACCACACCTGGCACACTGCCCGTGCGACGCTGCCGTATCTGCTCGCCTTCGCCGACCAGAACTTCCGGGGTTCGCCGCCGGCTTCCTGA
- a CDS encoding bacteriophage holin codes for MPYLPTVVLLAAGLLVLIVLLVRTLRVLRGFRRTMSMVATNTQERTGLLRARSAALRVAVVQRREAPENQ; via the coding sequence GTGCCGTACCTGCCCACCGTCGTGCTCCTCGCGGCGGGTCTTCTTGTCCTGATTGTCCTGCTCGTGCGGACGCTCAGGGTCTTGCGCGGTTTCCGCCGCACCATGAGCATGGTGGCTACGAACACCCAGGAGCGGACCGGATTGCTCCGGGCCCGCTCCGCCGCTCTTCGCGTGGCTGTGGTGCAGCGCCGCGAGGCTCCGGAAAACCAGTAA
- the tatA gene encoding Sec-independent protein translocase subunit TatA, with amino-acid sequence MNALQPWHIIILVLLVVLLFGAKRLPDTARAIGKSMKIFKAETKDLSGEKNADDAEPAETRQIPPAAAASPAPAAGVTSAQDKQVADLQRQLDELKKQQTVDQPQKNAS; translated from the coding sequence ATGAACGCGCTGCAGCCGTGGCACATCATCATCCTGGTGCTTCTCGTGGTTCTGCTGTTCGGTGCCAAGAGGCTTCCGGACACGGCCCGCGCCATCGGCAAGTCCATGAAGATCTTCAAGGCCGAGACCAAGGACCTCTCCGGCGAGAAGAACGCGGACGACGCCGAGCCGGCCGAGACCCGGCAGATCCCGCCGGCCGCCGCCGCGAGCCCCGCGCCCGCCGCCGGTGTCACCTCGGCCCAGGACAAGCAGGTCGCCGACCTCCAGCGCCAGCTCGACGAGCTGAAGAAGCAGCAGACCGTCGACCAGCCGCAGAAGAACGCCAGCTGA
- a CDS encoding winged helix-turn-helix transcriptional regulator has protein sequence MATSTAEQHPEAEDAEYNAYLAACPTRKLLDEIAGKWVSLILVALGDGPQRYSDLSRRIAGVSQKMLTQTLRVLERDGLLTRTVTAGVPVRVDYALTGLGASLHALMTGFKDWAETHFDEVDAARAGYDARTPDLTIGNHGTV, from the coding sequence GTGGCGACCAGCACGGCCGAACAGCACCCCGAAGCCGAAGACGCCGAATACAACGCCTATCTCGCCGCCTGCCCGACCCGGAAGCTGCTCGACGAGATCGCCGGCAAATGGGTCAGCCTGATCCTCGTCGCGCTCGGTGACGGCCCGCAGCGCTACAGCGACCTCTCGCGCCGCATCGCCGGGGTCAGCCAGAAGATGCTCACCCAGACCCTGCGCGTGCTCGAACGCGACGGCCTGCTCACCCGCACCGTCACCGCGGGCGTGCCGGTGCGCGTCGACTACGCCCTGACCGGCCTCGGCGCGAGCCTGCACGCGCTGATGACCGGCTTCAAGGACTGGGCGGAGACGCACTTCGACGAGGTCGACGCCGCGCGCGCCGGTTACGACGCGCGCACGCCGGACCTCACGATCGGGAACCACGGCACGGTCTAG
- the pafA gene encoding Pup--protein ligase yields MQRRIFGIETEFGVTCTFHGQRRLSPDEVARYLFRRVVSWGRSSNVFLSNGSRLYLDVGSHPEYATAECDDLVQLVTHDKAGERILEDLLVDAERRLADEGIGGDIFLFKNNTDSAGNSYGCHENYLVTRAGEFSRIADVLLPFLVTRQLICGAGKVLQTPRGAVYCLSQRAEHIWEGVSSATTRSRPIINTRDEPHADAERYRRLHVIVGDSNMAEPTTMLKIGSANLVLEMIEAGVQFRDFTLDNPIRAIREISHDLTGRRQVRLAGGREASALDIQREYHARAVQHLKENGSSPANDRVVELWGRALEAVEQQDFSKIDTEIDWAIKHRLVERYRAKHDLDLSSPRVAQIDLAYHDIRRGRGIFDLLQRKALVRRVTDDGEIEVAKDTPPQTTRAKLRGDFIAAAQAAGRDFTVDWVHLKLNDQAQRTVLCKDPFRSVDERVERLISSL; encoded by the coding sequence ATGCAGCGGCGGATCTTTGGCATCGAGACCGAGTTCGGGGTCACGTGCACCTTCCACGGCCAGCGCAGGCTCTCGCCCGACGAGGTGGCGCGCTATCTCTTCCGGCGGGTCGTCTCGTGGGGACGCTCGTCGAACGTGTTCCTGTCGAACGGCTCCCGGCTCTACCTCGACGTGGGCTCACACCCGGAATACGCGACGGCCGAGTGCGACGACCTGGTCCAGCTGGTCACCCATGACAAGGCGGGGGAGCGGATCCTGGAGGACCTGCTCGTCGACGCCGAGCGGAGGCTGGCGGACGAGGGCATCGGCGGCGACATCTTCCTGTTCAAGAACAACACCGACTCGGCGGGCAACTCCTACGGCTGCCACGAGAACTACCTGGTGACCCGGGCCGGGGAGTTCTCCCGGATCGCCGATGTGCTGCTGCCGTTCCTGGTCACCCGCCAGCTCATCTGCGGCGCGGGCAAGGTCCTGCAGACCCCGCGCGGCGCGGTCTACTGCCTGTCGCAGCGAGCCGAGCACATCTGGGAAGGCGTCTCGAGCGCGACCACCCGCTCGCGGCCCATCATCAACACCCGCGACGAGCCGCACGCCGACGCCGAGCGCTACCGGCGCCTGCACGTCATCGTCGGCGACTCGAACATGGCCGAGCCCACCACGATGCTCAAGATCGGGTCGGCGAACCTGGTGCTCGAGATGATCGAGGCCGGCGTCCAGTTCCGGGACTTCACCCTGGACAACCCGATCCGCGCGATCCGCGAGATCAGCCACGACCTGACCGGGCGCCGGCAGGTCCGGCTCGCCGGCGGGCGCGAGGCCTCGGCGCTGGACATCCAGCGCGAGTACCACGCCCGCGCCGTGCAGCACCTCAAGGAAAACGGCTCCAGCCCGGCGAACGACCGCGTGGTCGAGCTGTGGGGCCGAGCGCTGGAAGCGGTCGAGCAGCAGGACTTCAGCAAGATCGACACCGAGATCGACTGGGCCATCAAGCACCGCCTGGTCGAGCGCTACCGCGCCAAGCACGACCTGGACCTGTCCAGCCCGCGGGTGGCGCAGATCGACCTGGCTTACCACGACATCCGCCGCGGCCGGGGCATCTTCGACCTGCTGCAGCGCAAGGCTCTGGTCCGCCGCGTCACCGACGACGGCGAGATCGAGGTCGCCAAGGACACCCCGCCGCAGACGACCCGCGCGAAGCTGCGGGGCGATTTCATCGCCGCCGCGCAGGCCGCGGGCCGCGACTTCACCGTGGACTGGGTGCACCTGAAGCTCAACGACCAGGCGCAGCGCACCGTGCTGTGCAAGGACCCGTTCCGCTCGGTCGACGAGCGCGTGGAACGGCTGATCAGCTCTCTGTAG
- a CDS encoding helix-turn-helix transcriptional regulator, whose amino-acid sequence MSSSTERMPRLLALVPYLLARPGIRVDDAAQDFDVTPKQLRKDLELLWMCGLPGYGPGDLIDLSFEGDTIVVTHDAGMNRPLRLTGSEATALLVALRALAETPGVVDADAVRRSIAKIEVAAGQAQPAGVVVAGGVREGKRTAETREAVAGALQAGRALRIRYYTASKDQVTERTVDPMRLLIVQAVGYLEAWCRRVEGVRLFRLDRIDELTVLDEPAAPPAHARPTDLSDGLFAPRPDQQEAELVLGPDARWVAEYYPCEELAELPGGRLRIRMRYADESWMVRLVLSLAGDALVESPAALGEAVRRRAADAVARARHLPSTYER is encoded by the coding sequence ATGAGCAGCTCCACCGAGCGCATGCCCCGGCTGCTCGCGCTCGTGCCCTACCTGCTGGCCCGGCCCGGGATCCGGGTCGACGACGCGGCGCAGGACTTCGACGTCACGCCCAAGCAGCTGCGCAAGGACCTCGAGCTGCTCTGGATGTGCGGGCTGCCCGGCTACGGCCCCGGCGACCTGATCGACCTGTCCTTCGAAGGCGACACCATCGTCGTCACCCACGACGCCGGCATGAACCGGCCGCTGCGGCTGACCGGCAGCGAGGCCACCGCCCTGCTCGTCGCGCTCCGCGCCCTGGCCGAGACGCCCGGAGTGGTCGACGCCGACGCCGTGCGCCGCTCCATCGCCAAGATCGAGGTCGCCGCCGGGCAGGCCCAGCCGGCCGGCGTGGTCGTCGCCGGCGGGGTCCGCGAGGGCAAGCGCACCGCGGAGACCCGCGAGGCCGTCGCGGGCGCCCTGCAAGCCGGGCGCGCCCTGCGGATCCGCTACTACACCGCGTCCAAGGACCAGGTCACCGAGCGCACCGTGGACCCGATGCGGCTGCTCATCGTGCAGGCCGTCGGCTACCTCGAAGCCTGGTGCCGCCGCGTCGAAGGCGTCCGGCTCTTCCGCCTGGACCGCATCGACGAGCTGACCGTGCTCGACGAGCCCGCCGCGCCGCCCGCGCACGCCCGGCCCACCGACCTGTCCGACGGCCTCTTCGCCCCGCGCCCGGACCAGCAGGAGGCCGAGCTGGTCCTCGGCCCGGACGCCCGCTGGGTCGCCGAGTACTACCCGTGCGAGGAGCTGGCCGAGCTGCCGGGCGGCCGGCTGCGGATCCGGATGCGCTACGCCGACGAGTCCTGGATGGTCCGGCTGGTGCTCAGCCTCGCCGGGGACGCGCTGGTGGAGAGCCCCGCGGCCCTCGGCGAAGCGGTCCGCCGGCGCGCGGCCGACGCGGTGGCCCGTGCCCGTCACCTACCGTCAACCTACGAGCGTTAA
- a CDS encoding bifunctional phosphatase PAP2/diacylglycerol kinase family protein produces the protein MRRSAALPETRADQVLGSLSKAANQSRLWWVVAAALAARKGPARRGALRGVAAIAGASAAANLIGKPLFPRRRPAEDEVPEHRRLRDRPVSSSFPSGHAASAAAFATAVAMESPRAGLALVPIAGAVAYSRVHTGVHWPSDVGAGIAIGVGVAALTRHWWPLGPDRPARTAHAAEAPEMRDGEDMLVLVNRHSGVDGHDPTEDVRYAWPKATILYPDPSQDLRDQLNAEIDARIGGIRALGVAGGDGTVAAVASIAAERNLPLALIPAGTLNHFARDVGVRSMPDADAATEAGHAVGIDLGEVEVTGAGEPEHRWFVNTASLGGYPEMVRLREKLQQKHPKWPAAAIALARVLRRAKPLRILLDGEAAEVWLIFVGNGTYAPKGFAPSRRPALDTGLLDVRYLRADLPYSRARFLLAMVTNSLNASHVYQQLDRPELHVRLLDGNRRVATDGEVGPLGQEFHFRSRPSALTIYRNRDQGI, from the coding sequence ATGCGGCGCAGTGCGGCACTGCCGGAGACCCGGGCCGACCAAGTACTGGGATCGCTTTCGAAGGCGGCGAACCAGTCGCGGCTGTGGTGGGTCGTGGCCGCGGCGCTGGCCGCGCGCAAGGGTCCGGCGCGCCGGGGCGCGTTGCGCGGGGTGGCCGCGATCGCCGGGGCGAGCGCGGCCGCGAACCTGATCGGCAAGCCGTTGTTCCCACGCCGCCGCCCGGCCGAGGACGAGGTGCCCGAGCACCGTCGTCTGCGCGACCGCCCGGTCTCCTCGTCGTTCCCCTCGGGCCACGCCGCTTCGGCCGCCGCGTTCGCCACGGCGGTGGCGATGGAGTCGCCGCGCGCGGGCCTGGCCCTCGTCCCAATCGCCGGCGCGGTCGCGTACTCGCGGGTGCACACCGGTGTCCATTGGCCCAGTGACGTCGGCGCGGGCATCGCGATCGGCGTCGGCGTGGCCGCGCTGACCCGGCACTGGTGGCCGCTGGGGCCCGACCGACCCGCGCGCACCGCGCACGCCGCCGAAGCCCCGGAGATGCGCGACGGCGAGGACATGCTGGTGCTGGTCAACCGGCACTCCGGCGTCGACGGGCACGACCCCACCGAGGATGTCCGCTACGCCTGGCCGAAGGCGACGATCCTCTACCCGGACCCGTCGCAGGACCTGCGCGACCAGCTCAACGCGGAGATCGACGCCCGGATCGGCGGCATCCGCGCGCTGGGTGTGGCAGGCGGGGACGGGACGGTGGCCGCGGTCGCCTCGATCGCCGCCGAGCGGAACCTGCCGCTGGCGCTGATCCCCGCGGGCACCCTCAACCACTTCGCCCGCGACGTCGGGGTCCGCTCGATGCCGGACGCCGACGCCGCGACCGAGGCCGGCCACGCCGTCGGGATCGACCTCGGCGAGGTCGAGGTCACCGGGGCCGGCGAGCCGGAGCACCGCTGGTTCGTCAACACCGCGAGCCTCGGCGGTTACCCGGAAATGGTGCGGTTGCGCGAAAAGCTCCAGCAGAAGCACCCGAAGTGGCCTGCGGCGGCGATCGCGCTCGCCCGGGTGCTGCGCCGCGCCAAGCCGTTGCGGATCCTGCTCGACGGCGAGGCCGCCGAGGTCTGGCTGATCTTCGTCGGCAACGGCACGTACGCGCCGAAGGGCTTCGCCCCGTCCCGCCGCCCGGCGCTCGACACCGGCCTGCTCGACGTCCGGTACCTGCGCGCCGACCTGCCGTACTCCCGGGCCCGGTTCCTGCTCGCGATGGTCACCAACAGCCTCAACGCCAGCCACGTCTACCAGCAGCTCGACCGGCCCGAACTGCACGTGCGGCTGCTCGACGGCAATCGCCGCGTGGCCACCGACGGCGAGGTCGGCCCGCTCGGCCAGGAGTTCCACTTCCGGTCCCGGCCCAGTGCGCTGACCATCTACCGCAACCGTGACCAGGGTATTTGA
- a CDS encoding oxidoreductase — protein MRLVRALLVLLGAILLVPATASAASLPDRLPSWQLAPTGVTAQFRGLSAVSSRVAWVSGTQGTVLRTVDGGRTWSSVGPPGTGTLEFRDIEAFDAEHAVTLSIGPGPDSRVYRTDDGGRHWRQTFQNPDAKAFYDCLAFFDPWRGLAMSDPVDGKFRMQATSDGGRSWHQIPDTAFPPALPGEAGFAASGQCVTTSGPADAWLATGGGAQARVLHSGDGGRHWSAAVTPLPSSASAGVFALAFRTPWQGVAIGGDFANPTAPGPAVALSGDRGRTWHTPPQHPDGYRSGLAWLGGTVLAVGPGGSDLSPDGGRHWTSFDTGSFDTVDCTPTGSCWASGVQGRIARLGR, from the coding sequence ATGCGTCTGGTGCGTGCGTTGCTCGTCCTGCTCGGTGCGATCCTGCTGGTCCCGGCGACGGCCTCGGCCGCGTCGCTGCCGGACCGGTTGCCTTCGTGGCAGCTGGCCCCGACCGGGGTGACCGCGCAGTTCCGCGGCCTTTCGGCGGTGAGCAGCCGCGTCGCGTGGGTCAGCGGGACGCAGGGGACGGTGCTGCGGACCGTCGACGGCGGGCGCACCTGGTCGTCCGTCGGCCCGCCCGGAACCGGCACGCTGGAATTCCGCGACATCGAGGCGTTCGACGCGGAGCACGCCGTGACCCTGTCGATCGGGCCCGGCCCGGATTCGCGCGTCTACCGCACCGACGACGGCGGACGGCATTGGCGCCAGACCTTCCAGAACCCCGACGCGAAGGCCTTTTACGACTGCCTGGCCTTTTTCGACCCGTGGCGCGGCCTCGCCATGAGCGACCCCGTCGACGGGAAGTTCCGGATGCAGGCCACCTCCGACGGCGGCCGCAGCTGGCACCAGATCCCCGACACCGCGTTCCCGCCCGCGCTGCCCGGCGAGGCCGGTTTCGCCGCCAGTGGCCAGTGCGTCACCACCTCCGGCCCGGCCGACGCCTGGCTCGCCACCGGCGGCGGCGCGCAGGCCCGGGTCCTGCACTCCGGTGACGGCGGACGGCACTGGAGCGCCGCCGTCACCCCGCTGCCCAGCAGCGCCTCGGCCGGGGTGTTCGCGCTCGCGTTCCGCACGCCGTGGCAAGGCGTCGCCATCGGCGGCGACTTCGCGAACCCCACCGCGCCCGGCCCCGCCGTCGCGCTGAGCGGCGACCGCGGCCGCACCTGGCACACCCCGCCGCAGCACCCGGACGGCTACCGCTCCGGGCTGGCCTGGCTCGGCGGCACCGTCCTCGCCGTCGGCCCAGGCGGCAGCGACCTCAGCCCCGACGGCGGACGCCACTGGACCTCGTTCGACACCGGCAGCTTCGACACGGTCGACTGCACCCCGACCGGCAGCTGCTGGGCCAGCGGTGTCCAGGGCCGCATCGCCCGGCTCGGCCGCTGA
- the tatC gene encoding twin-arginine translocase subunit TatC, which translates to MAEAVNGNGSRSTRRRRSRRVNPDGTMTLIEHIYEFRRRLGFALLFIVIGGIFGWIWFEQHLGPIPSLGNIMTQPYCAIPPSQRFGSDQGGCKLLQTVPFEIFMVRLKVGVAAGAVLLSPFWLYQFWAFIAPGLYSKERKYALTFVAFASVLFAAGAVLAYYLVPHALALLAGFGQEQFVTALTADKYISFILSLLLIFGVSFELPLLVVMLNRVGVVKYQQLKKWRRGLVFALFVFAAFATPGSDPFSMLGLAAALTVLFEISIQLARFHDRKRDKVRKDEGWDQLADDEAAPFDYTPSTADDEPVARGGGNRTDDIT; encoded by the coding sequence GTGGCGGAAGCCGTCAACGGCAACGGCAGCCGGAGCACCCGGCGGCGCCGCAGCCGCCGGGTCAACCCCGACGGCACGATGACGCTCATCGAGCACATCTACGAATTCCGCCGCCGGCTCGGGTTCGCCCTGCTGTTCATCGTCATCGGCGGCATCTTCGGCTGGATCTGGTTCGAGCAGCACCTCGGCCCGATCCCGTCGCTCGGCAACATCATGACCCAGCCGTACTGCGCGATCCCGCCCTCGCAGCGCTTCGGCAGTGACCAGGGCGGCTGCAAGCTGCTGCAGACCGTCCCGTTCGAGATCTTCATGGTCCGCCTGAAGGTCGGTGTCGCCGCGGGCGCCGTGCTGCTCTCGCCGTTCTGGCTGTACCAGTTCTGGGCGTTCATCGCCCCGGGCCTGTACTCCAAGGAGCGCAAGTACGCGCTGACCTTCGTCGCGTTCGCCTCGGTCCTGTTCGCCGCCGGCGCCGTGCTCGCCTACTACCTCGTGCCGCACGCGCTGGCCCTGCTCGCCGGCTTCGGCCAGGAGCAGTTCGTCACCGCGCTCACCGCGGACAAGTACATCTCGTTCATCCTGTCGCTGTTGCTGATCTTCGGCGTCAGCTTCGAGCTGCCACTGCTCGTGGTGATGCTCAACCGCGTCGGCGTGGTCAAGTACCAGCAGCTCAAGAAGTGGCGCCGCGGGCTGGTGTTCGCGCTGTTCGTCTTCGCCGCCTTCGCCACCCCCGGCTCGGACCCGTTCTCCATGCTCGGCCTGGCCGCCGCGCTGACCGTGCTGTTCGAGATCTCCATCCAGCTCGCGCGCTTCCACGACCGCAAGCGCGACAAGGTCCGTAAGGACGAGGGCTGGGACCAGCTGGCCGACGACGAGGCCGCGCCGTTCGACTACACCCCGAGCACCGCCGACGACGAGCCCGTCGCCCGCGGTGGCGGCAACCGCACCGACGACATCACGTAA
- a CDS encoding serine hydrolase domain-containing protein, translating to MEAVHRALQRNLDSGEELGASLVVDLNGERVVDLWGGFRDPARAVAWDEHTITTVWSTTKTVTSLAALILVDRGELDVYAPVARYWPEFAANGKQDIQIRHLLSHTSGCPASSSRPRSKTSTTRRGPRPGWLRKPPGGSRAPRPATTCSPSGT from the coding sequence TTGGAGGCCGTTCACCGTGCGCTGCAACGAAATCTCGACTCCGGGGAGGAGCTGGGCGCCTCGCTGGTCGTCGACCTCAACGGCGAGCGCGTGGTCGACCTGTGGGGCGGGTTCCGCGACCCTGCCCGCGCCGTCGCCTGGGACGAGCACACCATCACGACCGTGTGGTCGACGACGAAGACGGTCACCAGCCTGGCCGCGCTGATCCTCGTGGACCGCGGCGAACTCGACGTCTACGCACCGGTGGCCCGGTACTGGCCCGAGTTCGCCGCGAACGGCAAGCAGGACATTCAGATCCGCCACCTGCTCTCACACACCTCCGGGTGTCCGGCCTCGAGCAGCCGGCCACGATCGAAGACCTCTACGACACGGAGGGGGCCGCGGCCCGGCTGGCTGCGCAAGCCCCCTGGTGGTAGCCGGGCACCGCGTCCGGCTACCACCTGCTCACCTTCGGGCACCTGA